In the genome of Bacillota bacterium, the window GTAGCGCAGGAGCGCATCGCGGTAGACGGCGTCCACCTGCGCCAGGGTGACGTCCAAGAACCTCCGGCGCTGCGCCGGCGCGCCTCTCACGACGTCCACCTCGTCGGGAGAGAACCACAGCACGGCCAGGCTTCCCACCACGCCAGCGAAGCGCCGGACGGCCTTGCCGTTTACGAAGAACGCCCTCCGGCCGCTCCGGTGCAGCACCAAGCGAAGGTCCCGCTGCGAACCGGAGGCGTCCATGTGCAAGGCCGCCTCGACGCTGGCCGCCGCCCGGCCGAAAAGCACCAACTGCCCCTGGTCCGCCGCCCGCAGGGAACGGGCCCCGCTCAGCACCCAAATGGCCTCGAGCAGGTTGGTCTTGCCCTGCGCATTGGCGCCGGCGATCAGGTTGAGGCCGCCGCCCGGTTGCAGTTCGGCCTGCGCGTAGTTGCGGAATCCGGCAAGCCGCAGTCGCGCGAGGCGCACGCTAACCCAGCCGTGCGATGACCACGAACTGCCCCCGCCCCACCACTTCCACCTCGTCGCCCGGGTGAAGCTTGCGGCTGCGGTGCAGTTCCCTGCGCCCATTGACCTTGACGAGGCCCTGGGCCACCAGGAGCTTGGCCTCGCCACCGGTACGCGCGGCCCCGCTCAGCTTCAGGAACTGCTGAAGCTCGATGGGTTCGATCTTGATGCTGACCGGGACCGCTGCCACGCCGAGAGCTCCCTTCCTGGCCGAAACCCGGCTTCTAACCGAGCCGGACGGGCATCACGATATAGCGGTAGCCGGCGTCGCCTGGCACCTTCACCGTGCCCTGCCGCGTGGGATCCCCGAGTTCGAGAAGGATCTCCTCGCTGTCGAAGGCCTTGAGCACGTCCTCGAGGAACCGTGCCTGGTAGGCCACCTGGAACGGCGGGCCCTCCACCGCCGCCTCCACCGACTCTTCGCCCTCACCCACGTCGGCCTCGGTGCTGCGCAGGACGACCTGCCCGTCCTCCACCTGGATCTGCACCACCGCAGGCCCGCGCCGGCTCAGCAGCGCGGCCCGCTGAATGGCCTCCAAGAGGGGCTGTCGCTTAAATCGTACCCGCCGGGGCAGATCTTCGAGAAAAACCTGCTGATACGGGGGGAAGTTGCCCTCGATGAGCCGCGTGACAAGGGCGGCCGAGGGGGAACGCAGGGCCGCCAGCCGCTCGCCGACCAGCATCTCCACGGCGCTCTCGGCCGGCAGCGACCCGCATATCCGCTGCATCTCCTCCAGGGCCCGGGCGGGCAGGATGGCACGAGGCGAGAAGAGCCCGGGATTGCCAAGCGGTTCGACCTTCTCGGCTGACAGCCCCCGGTAGGAGAGGCGTGAGCTATCCGTGGCCACCAGCCTCACCTGGGTACCCTCGACTTCCAGCAGGACTCCGCTCAGCACCGGGCGCTGGTCGGAGCTGGCGGCGGCAAAGCGGCTCTGGCCTATGGCGCTTTCCAGCACCCCTGCGGGGACCTGGATCCGCCACCCGTCGTTCAGCTCGGGGAAGTCGGGGAAGTCGTCGGCAGGCATGGAAACCAGGGAAAAGCGCGCACCGCCCGACTGGATTTCCACGGTGCGCCCGTCTCCCGCCGTGCGGATGTCCACCTCCCCGGCCCCAAGGCGCCGCACCAACCCGCTGAAAAGGCGCGCGTCCACCACCCGGGCCCCGGCCTCTTCGACCCGAGCGTTCACCGACGCCGAGATACTCATCTCGAGGTCGGTCGTGCGCAGTTCGGCACGCCCCTCGCCGGCCGAGATGAGAACGCCGCTGAGTACCGGGACGTTCTCTCTGGCCGCAGCGCCGCGCTCGGCCAGCGCGAGAGCCAGGGCGAGTTCCTCACGAACGCAAACCAGGTGCATCAAGGCCCCACCTCTCCCGGTCTTTGCCCATGACGGACAGCGTGCACGTGGCTACGACCACCAGATCGACAACAAGCTGATGAAAGCAGCAATAGAAGGGGCGGTGGACAGCCCCCTGAAAGGCGGACGGAGGCCGTCGTTGCGGCGCCGGTGTCGTGTGGAGAAGTGGCGGGAAGAAGCGTGGAAAAGCGGGGAGAACTCCCGCAAAGAGGCGGTGAAAACGTGAGGGCTGTGGAAAGTGGCCCGTCCTTTCCACAGGCTTTCCACGGGTTTCGGTGGCTTTTCATCGGTTTTTCCCACACCCCAAGGATCGTTCGTTTTCAGGACTGGCTCAGGCGCTGGCGCAGGTGGCGCAGCAGATCCCGGAGCGCCGGGTCCGTTCGGCTCATGGCCTGGATCTTTTCCACCGCGTGCAGCACGGTGGAGTGATCCCGGCCGCCGAACTGTTCGCCGATGTGGGGCAGCGAGGCCTGGGTCAGCTCGCGAGCGAGGAACATGGCGACCTGGCGCGCCAGCGCCACGTCCCGGGTGCGGCTCTTCCCTTTGAGTTCCGCCGGCGAGAGCCCGAAGTGCTCGCCCACGACGTTCTGGATGCGCTCGATGGTGATGGGACGGCGCTGGGACTCGGAGAGATCGCGAAGCGCCTCGGAGGCGACCTGGACGCTGGGAGGTGACCCGGCGAGGCGCGCGGCGGTTGCGACCTTGCGCAGCGCACCCTCGAGCACCCGGATGTTGGAGCGGATCGCCTCGGCGATGTAGCGTAGCACCTCGTCCGGCATCGGTACGTGGTCCGTCTCGCAGCGCTTGCGCAGGATGGCGAGGCGCGTCTCGAAGTCCGGAGGCTGGATATCGGCCAGCAGGCCCCACGCAAAGCGGGAACGCAGGCGCTCCTCGAGCTTGGGGATCTCGGTCGGCGGGCGGTCGCTTGAGAGCACGATCTGGCGTCCTGCCTCGTAGAGCGTGTTGAAGGTATGAAAGAACTCCTCCTGGGTGCTCTCCTTACCCGCTGCGAAGTGAACGTCGTCGAGCAACAGGACGTCGACCGAGCGGTAGCGATTGCGGAACTCGGGCATGCTACGGCGCTGGAGCGAGTCCACCAGGTCGTTGGTGAACGCCTCGGTCGTCACGTAGAGCACGCGCAGGTGCGAGCGCGTGCGGAGGAACTGGTGGGCCAC includes:
- a CDS encoding RNA-binding S4 domain-containing protein, whose translation is MAAVPVSIKIEPIELQQFLKLSGAARTGGEAKLLVAQGLVKVNGRRELHRSRKLHPGDEVEVVGRGQFVVIARLG
- the dnaN gene encoding DNA polymerase III subunit beta codes for the protein MHLVCVREELALALALAERGAAARENVPVLSGVLISAGEGRAELRTTDLEMSISASVNARVEEAGARVVDARLFSGLVRRLGAGEVDIRTAGDGRTVEIQSGGARFSLVSMPADDFPDFPELNDGWRIQVPAGVLESAIGQSRFAAASSDQRPVLSGVLLEVEGTQVRLVATDSSRLSYRGLSAEKVEPLGNPGLFSPRAILPARALEEMQRICGSLPAESAVEMLVGERLAALRSPSAALVTRLIEGNFPPYQQVFLEDLPRRVRFKRQPLLEAIQRAALLSRRGPAVVQIQVEDGQVVLRSTEADVGEGEESVEAAVEGPPFQVAYQARFLEDVLKAFDSEEILLELGDPTRQGTVKVPGDAGYRYIVMPVRLG
- the dnaA gene encoding chromosomal replication initiator protein DnaA encodes the protein MGSLSELWYATISLLSEKEGMSPGFDGWLRAARPLGIEGAYLLVEVPDPFTRDWARARYGAALDQALSSLTGRQFRVQLVAPGERGQLPQPDQASPTASPSVPAAVPPEGDSDPPAPSGQTLNPRYTFDTFVVGNSNRFAYSACLGVVANPGGPYNPLFVYGGVGLGKTHLLQAVAHQFLRTRSHLRVLYVTTEAFTNDLVDSLQRRSMPEFRNRYRSVDVLLLDDVHFAAGKESTQEEFFHTFNTLYEAGRQIVLSSDRPPTEIPKLEERLRSRFAWGLLADIQPPDFETRLAILRKRCETDHVPMPDEVLRYIAEAIRSNIRVLEGALRKVATAARLAGSPPSVQVASEALRDLSESQRRPITIERIQNVVGEHFGLSPAELKGKSRTRDVALARQVAMFLARELTQASLPHIGEQFGGRDHSTVLHAVEKIQAMSRTDPALRDLLRHLRQRLSQS